Within Schaalia sp. HMT-172, the genomic segment CGCCATGCTCGCAGGATAACATCGAGTGCTGTGCCACCAAGATCATTTGGCACAACACCATTTGAGGGGAGATCCACCTTCATATGTTCACAGAACTTTTCAACAGCTCTTTTGTAAAGATTGGTAAACACGCATGGATCTGTATCTTGATGCGTTTGCCCCAGGTTTGATATCCTGAGAATTCTATTCATATCATTACCATCTTGCACCATCCTTCGTCGAAAATCATCCCACCATTGGTCTGTACCACGCGCTGTCAACACGATCCGGGTCGGCGACTGCCTGGCCCGCAGCACGCGAACCACCCGTGCGACGAGACCTCGCCGAGCTTCCTCGGCGTAGTCCACCACAACCAACAGCTCCGTTGCCACCTCCACTAGAGCCGACAGTTCCGCGTCCGTTATTTCCGTCGTCGACGGCAAAAAACCTGTATACCAACCCTTTCCCGAAAGTTCTTCGCACAACTGCACTGCCATACGTGTCTTCCCAGTCCCCCCTGCCCCCGTCACCACAGCAACAGCGATATCACCATCACCCTCATGCCTCGCAGCTTCCTCCGGCATTCTCGTGGCCCAGGTTCGAAGTTGCTGAATCTCAGGACCTTCCTGAAACGGAACAATTGCATGCCGCGCCCGAATCAGCTGCAGAGGCGTGAAATCTATAGGTAACGGAGTGCGCGCTGGCATCAACACCTTGTCAATGTGCCCCCCGGGCGGAATCTCCCGATCAGGGATGCGACTGCGCAGACCCCCAATGTCCACTAATACATCCCAGTCCCAGTCCCGGATATAGGCGGCACCGCGGGAGAGCGCAACGCCCCACCCAGCCCCAGGTTCTGTCACCTGTTCGACGTCGATCGCCAGCCACGTACCCCTGGGATCATCGGCGGACTCGACCATGAGAGCTCTCAGGTCTTCCCGATTAGGCAGCATCGACTCACGGCTGAACCCCTCGTCGATGAGGACGTCGCACCCCATGGCCCACTGACGTTCTATCGGCACCACGACGATCGCGTGCCGCCGCTGCCCACCGTCAGCCGTCACCGTCAAGATCAGCGGGTAGATCCCGGCATCGAGTGCAGCGCAACAAAAGGCCACACACAGATCCACGCACGTCGCCTTGCCGAATTTAAGCACCTCGTTGACGGGCCGAATCCGCTGTGCGCCAGGCTCACTATCCGTCGGCTCTGAGACCCTTTCAATCCCTAGCTCCGCAAACTTTTCAAAAATTCTCCTCGCATGAGGGCCCACTCGCGTCTGTCCGTGAGCAACGAGGTCAGGCTCAGGACCGGGGAAACCGCTCCACTGCGCAGCGCGGAGCAAGCGCTGCACCCACCCGACGTGAACCATATCCACCAACCCCGTCGGATACTTGACCGAATCCCAGAAAAACCGATCACTCATGACGCAATACCAAGGTGTACACGTTTCGGTAGAAACACAAGACATCATACAAATTGATTCTCATTAGGATGTCCCCCTTAGAATCGTCGACATACATTTGATTGTTGAACCGTTCGCTACAAAATATCGTGTCTCTCTGGCCCCTACACACCTACTCCTTGACCCAAAGGAGAAGATCAAAAAACGATTTCGGGCTTTGGTCGGTTCCGAGGGCCTTGTCGAGCAGGGCCTGGAGCTGCCTGCGGTGGATCGCGTCCATCTCCGCGTTCGCATGCTCGTAGAGTTCGCGCAGCCTCTGTACGGGTTCGTCGTTGACGGCTGCAGACAGCAGACGGGCGATACGCCCGTAGGTCGACTCCGCCACGGACGGGCGCACTCCGAGGATGGTGACCATCGCCCGCCAATTGCGCGCCTCGAGCAGCTCTCTGAGCGTGTCTTCGGCGCCCTCGTCGCTGCCGTGCGCATCGTAGGCGGTTCTCGGATCCGTGAGTTCCGCAAGCGTCAGAACACTCTCCATACTGGCTGCCTCAGCCTCCGGGAGCGTTGCCGCCAGCACCTGGAGGACTTGGGTTCTCATGTCGGGGTCGCCTAGGTCTTTCTCCCATTCCTCTGGCTCTTGCTTGTCACCCTCGCTGATCTGATCTTCGCCGCGCGACGCATCGGGGTTGCCCCTCGTGTGCTCGCGCAGGAAGCTTGCTCCTCTCCCGTTCACGTGAGCCTCACGCCAGTCGCGCGCAAGCAGCCGAGCTCGGTGATGGGTCCGCAGATCGGTTGTGACGGCCTGTATACCCTCGTCAGCGATGTGCTCCACGAGGGCAGCGAGCTCGGCAACAGGGGGACGGTCCACGTACAGCTCGGCAAGGGCGGCCAGCGTTGCTCTCTCCGAGGCCGACGGCGAGCTCCACTGCGCTTCGAGAAAAGCCGCCCGCTGCGCTAGATCGCTACACTCGAGCCATCCCTCAATCCTGGAAGTCGCCGACTCAGCGTCGACGATGGCCCAGCGGGGAAGACCCGTGTCCGTTATTCCCGCATCGGTGACCGCTCGGGCGATCATGCGGCGCACCGGGCCCAGGAGCACCGGATCATCAGTGGAGTCTGCTTCCCGGGCCGCCGCGACGACATCCCCCGCTTCTCCGCCGTCGTCACGCCAGTGGGCCCTAGCCACCAGCAAGCGGGCACGCACAGCTGGCGAGAAGCAATCAACGCCTTCAACGAAGATCTCCAACGCCTCATTCCGCTCCCCCACCGCCGACAAACGAATCGCCAGGTTAGTCAACAACATTGCCAGGTTCAGGGTGTAGGCCTGCGGGGAAGCCTCAGCCAGCCCGCGATACAGCTCCACCGCCTCGCGGGCAGCCTCCAACGCCTCATCCTGCTTTCCCACCTCCGACAAAATGTTCGCCAGGTTAGTCAACGACGCAGCCAGGTTCGGGGTGTAGGCCGCCGGGGAAGCCTCGGACAGCGCTCGGCGCAAACGCACCGCCTCGCGGGCAGCCTCCAACGCCTCATCCTGCTTTCCCACCTCCGACAAAATGTTCGCCAGGTTAGTCAACGACGTTGCCAGGTTCGGGGTGTAGGCTGCCGGGGAAGCCTCAGCCAGCACTCGGCGCAAACGCACCGCCTCGCGGGCAGCCTCCAACGCCTCATCCTGCTTTCCCATCTCCGACAAAATGTTCGCCAGGTTATTCAACGACGTTGCCAGGTCGGGGGTGTAGGCTGCCGGGGAAGCCTCGGCCAGCGCTCGGCGCAAACGCACCGCCTCGCGGGCAGCCTCCAACGCCTCATTCCGCTCCCCCACCTCCGACAAAATGTTCGCCAGGTTAGTCAACGACATTGCCAGGTCGGGGGTGTAGGCCGCCGGGGAAGCCTCAGCCAGCCCACGATACAGCTCCACCGCCTCGCGGGCAGCCTCCAACGCCTCATTCCGCTCCCCCACCTCCGACAAAAAGGCCGCCAGGTTATTCAACGACATTGCCAGGTCGGGGGCGTAAGCCGCCGGGGAAGCCTCAGCCAGCACTCGGCGCAAACGCACCGCCTCACGAGCCGCCACCAACGCCTCATTCCGCTCCCCCACCTCCGACAAAATGTTCGCCAGGTTATTCAACGACCCAGCCAGGTCGGGGGCGTAGGCCTGCGGGGAAGCCTCAGCCAGCCCACGATACAGCTCCACCGCCTCACGAGCCGCCTCCAACGCCTCATTCCGCTCCCCCACCTCCGACAAAATGTTCGCCAGGTTAGTCAACGACATTGCCAGGTCGGGGGCGTAGGCCGCCGGGGAAGCCTCAGCCAGCCCACGATACAGCTCCACCGCCTCACGAGCCGCCTCCAACGCCTCATTCCGCTCCCCCACCTCCGACAAAATGTTCGCCAGGTTAGTCAACGACCCAGCCAGGCGCGGGGTGTAGGCCGCCGGGGAAGCCTCAGCCAGCCCACGATACAGCTCCACCGCCTCACGAGCCGCCTCCAACGCCTCATTCCGCTCCCCCACCTCCGACAAACGAATCGCCAGGTTAGTCAACGACCCAGCCAGGCGCGGGGTGTAGGCCACCGGGGAAGCCTCAGCCAGCCCACGATACAGCTCCACCGCCTCACGAGCCGCCTCCAACGCCTCATTCCGCTCCCCCACCTCCGACAAAATGTTCGCCAGGTTATTCAACGACGCAGCCAGGTCGGGGGCGTAGGCCGCCGGGGAAGCCTCAGCCAGCCCACGATACAGCTCCACCGCCTCGCGGGCAGCCTCCAACGCCTCATTCCGCTCCCCCACCGCCGACAAAATGTTCGCCAGGTTATTCAACGACGCAGCCAGGTTCGGGGTGTAGGCCGCCGGGGAAGCCTCAGCCAGCACTCGGCGCAAACGCACCGCCTCGCGGGCAGCCTCCAACGCCTCATTCCGCTCCCCCACCGCCGACAAAATGTTCGCCAGGTTAGTCAACGACGCAGCCAGGTTCGGGGTGTAGGCCGCCGGGGAAGCCTCAGCCAGCCCGCGATACAGCTCCACTGCCTCGCGGGCCGCCTCCAACGCCGCGTTCCGATTTCCCACCGCCGAGAAACGATTCGCCAGGTTATTCAACGACATTGCCAGGTCGGGGGTGTAAGCTGCCGGGGAAGCCTCAGCGAGCGCTCGGCGCAAACGCACCGCCTCCCGGGCAGCCTCCAACGCCTCATTCCGCTCCCCCACCTCCGACAAACGATTCGCCAGGTTATTCAACGACGTAGCCAGGTTCGGGGTGTAGGCCACCGGGGAAGCCTCAGCGAGCGCTCGGCGCAAACGCACCGCCTCGCGGGCAGCCTCCAACGCCTCATTCCGCTCCCCCACCTCCGACAAACGATTCGCCAGGTTATTCAACGACATTGCCAGGTCGGGGGCGTAGGCCGCCGGGGAAGCCTCAGCCAGCCCGCGATACAGCTCCACCGCCACGCAGGCCGCCACCAACGCCGCTGCTCGCTCGCCAACGTCGGACAGACGAATGGACAGGTTATTGGCCCAGTGTGCCTGTTCCTCCGGACTCCGCTCAGCGGAAGTCGCAAGGCGCCTGGTCGCCGCCAAGGCAGCTCCTGCCAACGCCGGGTGCCCGGCAGGAATCGCATCATCAATCTCACCGAGTGGCAGGGTCGCACCTGATTCGATGAGCGCTTCGAGAGCGGGTGCCAGCGGTCCTCCCTGAGCGAGCGCGACGTCCAGTGCCTCCTTCCACAGGAATGGCCTCTCACGGAGAGCACGCCGGGCCAGGCGAAGTGCCACCTCTCTATCGAGAGAGGAGGCCCGTGTGAGGGTCACGCACGCGTTGCGCACCTGTTGGCCCATCTCAAGCGCACGCGTAACAACCGAGTCCTCAGCATCGGGGTCGTCTAAGCCAGGTAGCTGCACCGGACCCTGTGGAAGCACCCGATCCAGCAGGTCCGGATTCTTTCCGAATACCTCCAGGATGAGGTGTTCGGCAACCGGATCGGGCCGCAGGCTCACGGCCTCAGCACCGTCATCACGCAAGAGGGATTGGACAAGCAGTTCTGCGAAACGACTGCGGAGCAGATGCTCCTGACTCCACTCTGGCAATCTGCTCAGGACGTCGTCGATCTCATCTGTGTCCCGCTTCGGGGCTAGCAGGCTGAGTGTGGCAGCCGCACGACGCAGGTGGTCACGGCTGATCCTTCCCAGTTTCGGCTCCTTACGCCACCGAGCAAACTCAATCGACAGTACTTTGTCGTAGAGCTCTTCCCGGGTCGGCATAGCCTCCTGAGCCCTATCATTGTCGCCGCACACGGCAAGCCAGGCCCTCAACACCACGTCAAGAGCGGTGTCCCCCAGGTAGTCGGGAACCTCAACGTCTGTCGGAACAACACCATTGAGATCATGGGAGAAACGCTGTACCGCCCTGCGATACATGCGTCCGAAGAACCACGGATCCCTCTCCACCTGTTGCTTGCCCCGAATGGACAGTGACAGCGTGTTACTCAGTACGGTTCCGTCTTGCTCCGCCTCCTCGCGGAACTCCTCCCACCACGCGTCGGCGCCACGCGCTGTCAACACGATCCGGGTCGCCGATTCCCTCGCCCGCAGCTTACGAACCACCCGTGCGATGAGACCTCGCCGAGCTTCCTCGGCGTAGTCCACCACCACCAACAGCTCCGTGGTTACCGCCGCGAGAGCAGCCAGCTCCTCATCCGTCACCTCGGTCGTCGAAGGCAAAAACCCCGTGTACCATCCGATCTTGGACAGATCGTCGCACAGCTGCGCAGCCATACGCGTCTTACCTGAACCGCCAGCCCCCGTCACAACGGCAACGGAGATATCGGCATTCCGTCCGTTCCTCCCAGTTCGACTATCACTCGGCACTGTCATCGCCCATGCGCGAAGCTGGCGCATCTCGGCGCGTTGCTGGTACGGCACGACGCCGTGCCGAGCCTTGATCAGCTGCAGGGGCGTGAAATCCTCGGGCAGCTCGGCATAAGCAGGGGCCAAGACCCTCTCGATGTGCCCCCCGGGAGGAAGCACACGATCAGGGGTACGGCTGCGCAGCCCCCCAACGTCCACACAGACGTCCCACTCCCAGTCGTGGACATACTCAGCGCCCAAAAACAGTGCAGTTTTCCAATTGCCATCTGATTCAGTGACCTGCTGTACGTCAATCGCCAGCCACGTACCCCCGGGATCATCGGCGGACCCGACCACGAGAGCTCTCAGGTCTTCCCGATTAGGCAGCATCGACTCACGGCTGAACCCCTCGTCGATGAGGACGTCGCACCCGATGACCCATTGACGTTCCATGGGCACCAAGACGATCGCGTGCCGCCGCTGCCCACCGTCAGCCGTCACCGTCAAGATCAGCGGGTAGATACCGGCATCAAGCGCAGCGCAACAAAAGGCCACACACAGATCAATACACGTCGCTTTCCTAAAAGCAAGCACTTCATTGACAGGCCGAATACGCTGCGCGCCAGGCTCACTATCCGTCGGCTCAGAGACCCATTCAATCCCTAGCTCCGCAAACTTTTCAAAAATTCTCCTCGCATGAGGGCCCACTCGCGTCTGTCCGTGAGCGACGAGGTCAGGCTCAGGACCAGGAAAACCCATCCAATCCGCAGAACGAAGCAAGCGCTGCACCCACCCGACGTGAACCATATCCGCCAGCCCCATCGGGTGGTTGATTGAATCCCACAGATTGCGCTCGTTCACGAAGCTGCCCCCACCTGCGTCTTCAACACAAGACGATCGACGTTGGGCACACCCGTCGCGGACAACATCAACGAGTGCACGCCCTCCTCCAGCGCCGGAAGCTGAGCCGACCACCACCCGTCGTCACGGCGGTTCGCCAGGAACCGTTTACCGCCGACGTTGCCGCCGACATTCCCCACATCCAATACACTGCCAGCCTTGTCTACCACGCGCAGCCTCACCTCAGCGTCAGTGCCCGCGAGCACGACATCGTCGAGATCGAGCTGCAGGTATGCATCGACGTCATGTCGGCGAGCCCCCCTGGCCGCAGCGGGCAAACGATCCCGCGCATACTCCGACACATGCCCAAACACCGACTTCTCTTCCACAAGGTCTTGATGCTTGCCAGCCAGTCGCCGCCACCGGGAAACATCTCTTTCCACGACGCGGGGAATTGTCGAGAACATCGGAACCGTCCCGTCGCCACCATCCCAGCTCGCGTGGAAAGCTCGCGGGTTTCCCTTGGCCACCACGAGTTGATCCGAGTGAGTATCGATGCTGGCGTGCCCCAGAGTCGCGTGTCCCTGCGAGTAGTAGACAGTGAAGGGATTGCGCCCACTCTCTGCAACCTTATTGACCAGCGCATCATGCAAACATCGGTTCTTCTGATAGGCGTTGAGCGCTTTGCCTGAGAACCCAGTGATGGCCGACGTGATGCCGGAAGGCAATTCGTACGGGTACCGGTACTTATCATTCCCGTCGACAACCTGGTAGTGGGGCAGCAGATCGAAGACGGAATCCCATGTCCTCACCGTGTCAGTAACAGCCTGAGGCACATATGGCCCGATGCGCATCCCATTAACCAAGACATTGAGAGCCTTCGCAGCACCTCGATATGGTGTTCCTAGCGTAATGATCTCAGCGACATCGATACCTTCGCTAAGGAAAGCCCACCACCACGCGGCAACCAGGCCGCCCATCGAGTGCGCGACGAGCACTACGCGCCGTCCCTGCGCCCGCGCGCGCACCACACGGTCCAAATCATTGGCGATATGTTCCACCGACCGGCGGAAATCGTATGGAAAAGCGACCACGGTCGCGTCAGGGTCGACCAGTTCCTCACCGGCGGTTACGACGCGGTCAGGGGGTAGTCCCAGTCCCTTGCTGATACCGTTCAGCAATCCGTCGTAGCCGGTCATGAGTTGCCAACATATCACCGAACAGTGCCCGATGAGTCCGACCGGGCGCAGCTCGTTGTTCGGATCGAGCACGCTCGGATCTCGCACCACGCTGAGGAGAGGACCCAAACCATCTCTATAGACGATTGTGCCAGACGCATCCGCGAGTTTACTTCCCCCGATACCGGGAATGACGACGACCAGTGGCAGGGAACGGGACATCGGCGTACCTCCTCGTTGTGGTGTCTTACATGACACTGACCACAAGCTCAGGGTACCTCGACTGACGGTTTGACGACAACAAACGGATCAACCGGTATCAGTTCTCATACAGACCTCTACGAGGTCTCAGAGTTCGTAACCCCCTCCGAGGAATCCGGCGGCGAGGAATCAGGCGCCGAGGCCGCTCAGGCCCACTGATCGAGGGGACGGTCGTTCCAGGTCAGGGCGTGCAGGCCCTTGGCCAGCTCGGAGGCCGAGGCCGGGGCGAAGCCGGGAGCCCACTCGAAGGTGGTCGTGCCCGCGTTCGACATGAAGTGCTTCGACACGAGGGCCTCGTCAATGTCGGCCGACAGCCATGTGGCCAGCAGGCGCGTGAGCGCGCCGTGGATGACGAACACCGCGACGGCGTCCTCCCCCGCCTGTTCGCGGGCGGCCAGTCCCACGCGGCGCACGGTCTCCAGGGAGCGGGCCAGGGCCTCGCGCCCGCTCTCCCCGCCCGGCATCCGGTTATCCAGGTCCCCCGCGCACCACGACAGGGTCGTGCGCACGTACTCCATCTGAGAGGCGGGGTCTGAGGCCATCTCCAGGTCGCCCGAGCGCAGCTCGCGGATTCCCGGGCACACGAGCGGCGTGAGCCCGTAACGAGCGGCCAGCGGCGCGGCCGTCAGGCGCGTGCGGTGCAGGCCGGACAGGGCGATGAGCGTGGGAGGGGCCGCGACCTCGCCCTCCCAGCGATCCGCGAGGCGGCGCGCCTGCGCCAGGCCCTCCTCGGTCAGGCCGAGGCCGGGGCGGACCGTGTCAAGGGCCCCCAGTCGGTTGGCGGGGGTCTGTCCGTGCCGTACCAGCACAATCTTCACTGCTGCTCCCAGAATGTTCGTTCCATCACGTCGCGCGCCTGTCGTGCCGCGCGCAACCAGTCTTCTTCGAGGGCGGTCAGCCCGCCGCTCCCGTACCCGAGGATAGCGGCAAGCGCCCCCAGCTCGGCGCTGTCACGAGGCACAACGTCAAGCTTCACACCGCTCATGCGCCCGGTCGCCAATGTGTTGCCGGCGCGGATGCGCGTGGCCAGGTCCCAGGCGTTCAAAAGAATCTCGGCGTCGGGCGCCCCCAGCAGCCCGGCGTCGCGGGCGGCCGCAATCGCGTCGGTCGTCGACGACGTGCGCAGGGCTTCGACCTCGCGCCCGTGGCGCATCTGGATGAGCTGGATCGTCCACTCGACGTCGGTGAGGCCACCGGGGCCGAGCTTGACGTGGCGGGCGGGCTCCGTGCCGCGCGGCAGGCGCTCGTTTTCCATGCGGGCCTTGAGCAGGCGGATGTCGCGCACCTCGGCCTCGCTCACCTCCCGGTACGCCATGGACTCAAAAAGAGACCTGGCAGCCTGCGCCAGCTCACCGTCTCCGATGGGCCGGGCGCGCACGGCCGCCTGGCGCTCCCACGTGGAGGCCCAGCGCTGCGCGTACTCCTCGTGCGAGGTGATCGTGCGGCTCATCGGGCCGTTCTTGCCCTCGGGGCGCAGGTCGAGGTCGACGACGATGCCGAGTTGGCTGGTCGCCGAGCCGAGCAGATTCTTCACGCGGTTGACGATCGCGGTGGCGCTGGCAGCCGCCTCGGCGTCGGAGGCACCACCCACGGGCTCGTGCAGGGCGATGACGTCCGCATCGGAGGCGTAGGAGCACTCGCGTCCGCCGTAGCGGCCCATCGCGACGAATACGACAGAGGCCCGTTCCTCGCCCCACCGCTCGGCTTCCTCGCGCCGGGCAATCGCCAGCGCACCGAGCAGGGCGGCGTCCGTCGCGTCCGCGATCGCGTTTCCGCGAGGATCGACGCCGCCCAGCAGGTCCCTCATCGCGCAACGCGTCAGCTCGCGGGTACGCACAGCGCGGACCCGAGCGGCGGCCTCCATCGCGTCGTCATGACGGTCGATGAGGGCGGCGACTTCTCGGACCAACCGGTGCGGCTCACGCGGTGCCAGCTCAGCATCATCGTCGAGCCACGCCACTGCCTCGGGACGCTTGGCGAGGGCCTCGGCGATCCACCGAGAGTTCGGCAGCATCGTCATGAGCCTGCGGGCCGCCACCCCCGAGTCGCGCAGGAGCGCCAGGTACCAGTGAGAGTCCCCGATGTCCTCAGAGAGGACGCGGAAGTTGAGCAGCCCCATGTCGGGGTCCGCGCCACCGGCCAGCCATGAGATGAAGACGGGCAGGAGGTGGCGCTGGATGGCGGCGCGCCGGCTCGTCCCCTGAGTGAGCGCGGCAATGTGCGTGAGAGCGCCCGCCGGGTCGCGGTAGCCGATGGCCGCCAACCGGTCGCGCGCCCCCTCTGCGTGCAGGGACGTCTCGTCCTCGCGAAGCTGCGCGGTGGCCGCGACGATCGGCCGATAGAACACGTCCTCATGCAGGGCACGCACGCTGGCGCGCACCTCGTCGATCGCCGCGCGGATCGAGTCCGCGTCCGGGTAGCGCGCCGGATCCATCGCGCGCCCCAGCACGCGCAGCTCCCGGTCCTTGTCGGGAATCAGGTGGTTGCGGCGCATGCGCGGCAGCTGCGTGCGATGCTCGACGGCGCGCAGGAATCGGTAGCACGACGCCAACCGGTCGCCGTCCGAACGGGCGATGTATCCTCCCTCGCGCAGCGCCTCGATCGCCTCCAGGGTGGAACGCACCCGCAAGAACACATCGGTGCGCCCGTGCACCAGCTGGAGGAGCTGGACGGTGAACTCCACGTCGCGCAGACCGCCGCGCCCAAGCTTGAGCTCACGCGAGGCGTAGGAGCGCGAAATGTTGTCCTCGACGCGCCGACGCATCGCGCGCGCGGCCTCGACGAAGCCCTCGCGCGCCGAGGCGCTCCACACGTAGGGCTGGGCGG encodes:
- a CDS encoding tetratricopeptide repeat protein, which produces MAAQLCDDLSKIGWYTGFLPSTTEVTDEELAALAAVTTELLVVVDYAEEARRGLIARVVRKLRARESATRIVLTARGADAWWEEFREEAEQDGTVLSNTLSLSIRGKQQVERDPWFFGRMYRRAVQRFSHDLNGVVPTDVEVPDYLGDTALDVVLRAWLAVCGDNDRAQEAMPTREELYDKVLSIEFARWRKEPKLGRISRDHLRRAAATLSLLAPKRDTDEIDDVLSRLPEWSQEHLLRSRFAELLVQSLLRDDGAEAVSLRPDPVAEHLILEVFGKNPDLLDRVLPQGPVQLPGLDDPDAEDSVVTRALEMGQQVRNACVTLTRASSLDREVALRLARRALRERPFLWKEALDVALAQGGPLAPALEALIESGATLPLGEIDDAIPAGHPALAGAALAATRRLATSAERSPEEQAHWANNLSIRLSDVGERAAALVAACVAVELYRGLAEASPAAYAPDLAMSLNNLANRLSEVGERNEALEAAREAVRLRRALAEASPVAYTPNLATSLNNLANRLSEVGERNEALEAAREAVRLRRALAEASPAAYTPDLAMSLNNLANRFSAVGNRNAALEAAREAVELYRGLAEASPAAYTPNLAASLTNLANILSAVGERNEALEAAREAVRLRRVLAEASPAAYTPNLAASLNNLANILSAVGERNEALEAAREAVELYRGLAEASPAAYAPDLAASLNNLANILSEVGERNEALEAAREAVELYRGLAEASPVAYTPRLAGSLTNLAIRLSEVGERNEALEAAREAVELYRGLAEASPAAYTPRLAGSLTNLANILSEVGERNEALEAAREAVELYRGLAEASPAAYAPDLAMSLTNLANILSEVGERNEALEAAREAVELYRGLAEASPQAYAPDLAGSLNNLANILSEVGERNEALVAAREAVRLRRVLAEASPAAYAPDLAMSLNNLAAFLSEVGERNEALEAAREAVELYRGLAEASPAAYTPDLAMSLTNLANILSEVGERNEALEAAREAVRLRRALAEASPAAYTPDLATSLNNLANILSEMGKQDEALEAAREAVRLRRVLAEASPAAYTPNLATSLTNLANILSEVGKQDEALEAAREAVRLRRALSEASPAAYTPNLAASLTNLANILSEVGKQDEALEAAREAVELYRGLAEASPQAYTLNLAMLLTNLAIRLSAVGERNEALEIFVEGVDCFSPAVRARLLVARAHWRDDGGEAGDVVAAAREADSTDDPVLLGPVRRMIARAVTDAGITDTGLPRWAIVDAESATSRIEGWLECSDLAQRAAFLEAQWSSPSASERATLAALAELYVDRPPVAELAALVEHIADEGIQAVTTDLRTHHRARLLARDWREAHVNGRGASFLREHTRGNPDASRGEDQISEGDKQEPEEWEKDLGDPDMRTQVLQVLAATLPEAEAASMESVLTLAELTDPRTAYDAHGSDEGAEDTLRELLEARNWRAMVTILGVRPSVAESTYGRIARLLSAAVNDEPVQRLRELYEHANAEMDAIHRRQLQALLDKALGTDQSPKSFFDLLLWVKE
- a CDS encoding acyltransferase, whose translation is MSRSLPLVVVIPGIGGSKLADASGTIVYRDGLGPLLSVVRDPSVLDPNNELRPVGLIGHCSVICWQLMTGYDGLLNGISKGLGLPPDRVVTAGEELVDPDATVVAFPYDFRRSVEHIANDLDRVVRARAQGRRVVLVAHSMGGLVAAWWWAFLSEGIDVAEIITLGTPYRGAAKALNVLVNGMRIGPYVPQAVTDTVRTWDSVFDLLPHYQVVDGNDKYRYPYELPSGITSAITGFSGKALNAYQKNRCLHDALVNKVAESGRNPFTVYYSQGHATLGHASIDTHSDQLVVAKGNPRAFHASWDGGDGTVPMFSTIPRVVERDVSRWRRLAGKHQDLVEEKSVFGHVSEYARDRLPAAARGARRHDVDAYLQLDLDDVVLAGTDAEVRLRVVDKAGSVLDVGNVGGNVGGKRFLANRRDDGWWSAQLPALEEGVHSLMLSATGVPNVDRLVLKTQVGAAS
- a CDS encoding histidine phosphatase family protein, which produces MKIVLVRHGQTPANRLGALDTVRPGLGLTEEGLAQARRLADRWEGEVAAPPTLIALSGLHRTRLTAAPLAARYGLTPLVCPGIRELRSGDLEMASDPASQMEYVRTTLSWCAGDLDNRMPGGESGREALARSLETVRRVGLAAREQAGEDAVAVFVIHGALTRLLATWLSADIDEALVSKHFMSNAGTTTFEWAPGFAPASASELAKGLHALTWNDRPLDQWA
- a CDS encoding bifunctional [glutamine synthetase] adenylyltransferase/[glutamine synthetase]-adenylyl-L-tyrosine phosphorylase: MTPEELRVAGFLDARRAQAFLEELPRGESWVADLSASADPDQALLQAVRLREADAGLVETLSTDEHARRRVCAVLGASQWLGDYVIAQPSRAAAMNEKPGEPRDVLYEAVGAHSVGGGAWVAAPEASVDDLRAAYRRVLLHLAADDLTSASPEDMMPIVGERIAALVDATLDAALALARRDVDPEARVPFAIIAMGKTGARELNYISDVDVVYVAEAGADGDERSALEIATRLASATASACSGPGSEAPLWTVDANLRPEGRNGVLVRTIESYRQYWDKWAQTWEFQALLKARACAGDPRLGMAFEEAAQPYVWSASAREGFVEAARAMRRRVEDNISRSYASRELKLGRGGLRDVEFTVQLLQLVHGRTDVFLRVRSTLEAIEALREGGYIARSDGDRLASCYRFLRAVEHRTQLPRMRRNHLIPDKDRELRVLGRAMDPARYPDADSIRAAIDEVRASVRALHEDVFYRPIVAATAQLREDETSLHAEGARDRLAAIGYRDPAGALTHIAALTQGTSRRAAIQRHLLPVFISWLAGGADPDMGLLNFRVLSEDIGDSHWYLALLRDSGVAARRLMTMLPNSRWIAEALAKRPEAVAWLDDDAELAPREPHRLVREVAALIDRHDDAMEAAARVRAVRTRELTRCAMRDLLGGVDPRGNAIADATDAALLGALAIARREEAERWGEERASVVFVAMGRYGGRECSYASDADVIALHEPVGGASDAEAAASATAIVNRVKNLLGSATSQLGIVVDLDLRPEGKNGPMSRTITSHEEYAQRWASTWERQAAVRARPIGDGELAQAARSLFESMAYREVSEAEVRDIRLLKARMENERLPRGTEPARHVKLGPGGLTDVEWTIQLIQMRHGREVEALRTSSTTDAIAAARDAGLLGAPDAEILLNAWDLATRIRAGNTLATGRMSGVKLDVVPRDSAELGALAAILGYGSGGLTALEEDWLRAARQARDVMERTFWEQQ